A region of the Pseudomonas asiatica genome:
CAGGAATATCGCAGTCATCAGAACCTGTGATATCTCTGTGGGAGCTGGTTTGCCGGCGATAGGGCCCTACAATCCAGCCACAATCTCCTTGCCCTGCCCAGTCCGCTTCAACCACCCACAAGCCAGCAACCCCACCTCGAACAGCACCCACATCGGCACCGCCAGCATCGTCTGTGAAAACACATCCGGCGGCGTCAGGATCATCCCCACCACAAAGCAGCCGACGATCACGTAGGGCCTGCTGCGCCGCAATGCAGCTACATCGGCCAACCCCACCCAGACCACGATAAACGTCGCCACCGGGATCTCGAACGCCAGCCCGAACGCCAGAAACAGCGCAAGGATGAAGTCCAGGTACTGGCTGATATCAGTCATCATCGCCACCCCCTCCGGTGTCACGCTGGCAAAGAAGCCGAACATCATCGGGAACACCAGGAAGAAGGCGAAGGCCATGCCGGCGTAGAACAGCACGATGCTCGATACCAGCAACGGCAGGGCAATGCGCCGTTCACGGCGGTACAGCCCCGGCGCCAGAAAGCCCCAGGCCTGGTGCAGCAGTAGTGGCATGGCGATAAACACTGCGCACATCGCAGTCAGCTTGAACGGCGTCAGGAACGGCGAAGTGACGCTGGTGGCGATCATGCTCGCGCCTTCCGGCAAGAAGCGCCGCAACGGCTCGGAAATCAGCGTGTACAGCGCCTGGGCGAAGGGGAACAGGCCGGCGAACACCAGCGCCACCAGCGCCAGGCAACGCATCAGGCGTTTGCGCAGGTCGCGCAGGTGTTCGGTCAGCGGCATGCTCGCCGCCGGGTCCATGGCAATGCTCATGAAAGGTTTTCCTTGGGGGGAGCGACCGTGGCCGCATCATTGGCCGGCTCCGCTTTCAGGCTGATGCCTTGGCGGATCTCCTGTTCCAGGCGCTGCAAAGGCGCACTGTCGAGAGTGGGTAGCTCGACAGCGGGCAGTTCGATCTCCCGCTCCACCTGCCTGCGCAAGGTGTGCATGGCCCTGCGCGCCTGGCCCAGGCCGCGCCCGAGGGTGCGTGCAGCCACCGGCAGGCGCTCCGGGCCTAAAACCAATAGCGCGACGATGCCGACCAGCAGCAACTCGCTGAAGCCTACCTCGAACATCAGGGCTGACGGTCCGCTTGCGGTTGCTGCGTACCCTGACCGGTCAACGGGCACTGTTGCTGCACCTGCGTTTGCGCTGGGGGAGTGGCGTCAGTGTCACCGCCCATGGACTTGCGAAAACCCTGGATCGCCTCGCCCATATCGCTGCCCAGGCCCTTGAGGCGCTTGGTACCAAACAGCAGGAATACGATCAGCAGTACGATCACCAGTTGCCA
Encoded here:
- the tatC gene encoding twin-arginine translocase subunit TatC — encoded protein: MSIAMDPAASMPLTEHLRDLRKRLMRCLALVALVFAGLFPFAQALYTLISEPLRRFLPEGASMIATSVTSPFLTPFKLTAMCAVFIAMPLLLHQAWGFLAPGLYRRERRIALPLLVSSIVLFYAGMAFAFFLVFPMMFGFFASVTPEGVAMMTDISQYLDFILALFLAFGLAFEIPVATFIVVWVGLADVAALRRSRPYVIVGCFVVGMILTPPDVFSQTMLAVPMWVLFEVGLLACGWLKRTGQGKEIVAGL
- the tatB gene encoding Sec-independent protein translocase protein TatB, coding for MFEVGFSELLLVGIVALLVLGPERLPVAARTLGRGLGQARRAMHTLRRQVEREIELPAVELPTLDSAPLQRLEQEIRQGISLKAEPANDAATVAPPKENLS
- the tatA gene encoding twin-arginine translocase TatA/TatE family subunit, producing MGGIGIWQLVIVLLIVFLLFGTKRLKGLGSDMGEAIQGFRKSMGGDTDATPPAQTQVQQQCPLTGQGTQQPQADRQP